A window from Opitutales bacterium encodes these proteins:
- the atpC gene encoding ATP synthase F1 subunit epsilon, which produces MSLTLRIVTPEKVAFDQTIEQVVLPTAQGQMGILSGHIPLLTEIEGGALHVTHDDGKQEHLAIDKGFAEVHSDTVAILTEAAIDVEEIDLTAVAEAKKRAQEAIENADENIDPAELERLESVARFAVFQELAKSGS; this is translated from the coding sequence ATGTCACTCACGCTCAGAATCGTCACCCCTGAGAAGGTGGCTTTTGATCAAACCATTGAGCAGGTGGTCTTACCCACCGCTCAAGGTCAGATGGGTATCCTTTCAGGTCACATTCCTTTATTAACAGAGATTGAGGGTGGGGCACTTCATGTTACTCATGATGACGGCAAGCAAGAGCATCTCGCTATAGACAAAGGCTTTGCAGAAGTTCATAGCGATACCGTCGCGATCCTCACTGAAGCCGCAATCGACGTGGAAGAAATCGATCTGACTGCAGTTGCAGAGGCAAAGAAGCGCGCTCAAGAGGCAATCGAAAACGCGGATGAAAACATCGATCCTGCCGAGCTCGAACGTCTCGAGTCCGTAGCACGCTTTGCAGTCTTTCAGGAGCTTGCCAAGAGCGGTTCTTGA
- the atpD gene encoding F0F1 ATP synthase subunit beta produces the protein MSNVGKIIQVIGAVVDARFDESQVPDIYQALEVTYTLSGQENRLVLEVQQHLGEGVVRAVAMSSTEGLVRGMDIVDTGAAISVPVGEKVLGRIFNVTGDTVDERGPCDADERWSIHRNPPSLVDQSTEAEILETGIKVIDLICPFIKGGKVGAFGGAGVGKTVVIMELINNIAKAHGGYSVFAGVGERSREGNDLYWEMSDAGVIDQEDISKSKVALVYGQMNEPPGARMRVALSGLTMAEYFRDEKNQDVLLFVDNIFRFSQAGSEVSALLGRSPSAVGYQPTLSQEMGILQERITSTKKGSITSFQAVYVPADDLTDPAPANTFAHLDSTIVLERSIAELGIYPAVDPLSSVSNALDPAIVGQEHFDVARGVQSVLQRYKDLQDIIAILGLDELSPEDKQTVFRARKIQKFLSQPFFVGEVFTGIPGVYVPVKDTVKGFKMILDGELDNVAENDFAYKAGIDSVLEAAK, from the coding sequence ATGAGTAACGTCGGAAAAATAATCCAAGTCATCGGTGCGGTTGTGGACGCCCGCTTCGACGAGTCGCAGGTGCCAGATATCTACCAAGCCCTAGAAGTGACTTACACACTTTCAGGCCAAGAGAATCGATTAGTCCTAGAGGTACAGCAACACCTGGGAGAAGGCGTTGTGCGCGCCGTCGCTATGTCTTCGACCGAGGGTCTTGTCCGCGGCATGGATATTGTCGATACGGGAGCTGCTATCTCTGTTCCTGTCGGCGAGAAGGTACTCGGCAGAATTTTCAACGTGACTGGTGACACCGTGGATGAACGCGGTCCATGCGACGCTGACGAACGCTGGAGTATCCATCGGAATCCTCCTTCATTGGTAGATCAAAGCACTGAGGCTGAAATCCTCGAAACAGGAATCAAGGTCATAGATCTCATTTGTCCCTTCATCAAGGGAGGTAAGGTGGGGGCTTTCGGTGGTGCCGGAGTCGGAAAGACTGTCGTCATCATGGAGCTGATCAACAACATCGCCAAAGCGCACGGTGGTTACTCAGTATTTGCAGGCGTTGGAGAACGTTCTCGTGAGGGTAACGACCTCTATTGGGAAATGAGCGACGCGGGTGTCATCGACCAAGAGGACATTTCAAAGTCAAAGGTAGCCCTGGTTTATGGTCAGATGAATGAGCCTCCAGGTGCCCGTATGCGTGTTGCGCTTTCTGGCCTTACTATGGCTGAGTATTTCCGCGACGAGAAGAACCAAGACGTTCTTCTGTTCGTCGATAACATCTTCCGCTTTTCTCAGGCTGGTTCTGAGGTATCTGCGCTTCTAGGCCGTTCACCCTCTGCGGTAGGGTATCAACCCACGCTCTCACAGGAAATGGGTATCCTACAGGAACGCATCACATCGACCAAGAAGGGATCCATTACCTCATTCCAAGCGGTTTATGTACCTGCCGACGATTTAACTGACCCTGCTCCAGCGAATACGTTTGCTCACTTGGATTCGACGATCGTTCTGGAGCGCTCCATTGCGGAGTTGGGTATTTACCCCGCGGTAGATCCGCTGTCTTCAGTTTCTAATGCGCTAGATCCAGCAATTGTCGGCCAAGAGCACTTTGACGTGGCACGAGGCGTGCAATCCGTTCTTCAGCGCTACAAAGACCTTCAGGACATCATTGCGATTCTTGGCCTGGATGAGCTGTCTCCAGAAGATAAGCAGACCGTATTCAGAGCCCGAAAAATCCAAAAATTCCTCTCACAGCCATTTTTCGTGGGTGAGGTATTCACGGGGATTCCAGGTGTCTATGTTCCAGTAAAAGATACCGTTAAAGGCTTCAAAATGATCCTAGATGGTGAGCTCGACAATGTAGCCGAGAACGACTTCGCGTATAAAGCCGGAATCGACAGCGTGCTCGAGGCAGCAAAGTAA
- the atpG gene encoding ATP synthase F1 subunit gamma, with amino-acid sequence MASLRDIRRRIKSVKNTRQITKAMQMVAASKMRRAQQSATAGRSYSQLLANMLETILPYAEELHHPLFEEREVKTRGILVFSTDKGLCGPLNSNILRTLSSHEGDVRYYSVGRKGRQFMARTQRNIVADFTLSDDIVYSEVRPILEMLLKDFDEGVIDSVEVLYPAFINTLKQEATLVTIAPFVSIHEMLERLKKSGGARALEDLPEDKREMKFEPTVDAIFSELPRLFVRQQIYQILLECKASEHSARMVAMKSATDNASKLTDTLTLQYNKARQAAITQEILEIAAASSQ; translated from the coding sequence ATGGCCAGCCTTAGAGATATTCGCCGACGTATTAAGTCGGTCAAAAACACCCGCCAGATTACCAAGGCGATGCAGATGGTCGCGGCCTCGAAGATGCGGCGTGCTCAGCAGTCGGCGACGGCCGGTCGTTCTTACAGCCAACTCTTAGCGAACATGTTGGAGACGATTCTTCCCTATGCGGAAGAGCTTCATCACCCGCTGTTTGAAGAACGCGAAGTTAAAACGCGCGGCATCCTCGTATTTTCTACGGATAAGGGCCTGTGTGGTCCGCTCAATTCCAATATCCTCCGTACGCTTTCGTCGCACGAGGGAGATGTACGCTACTACTCCGTGGGACGCAAAGGCCGTCAGTTCATGGCCCGAACCCAACGTAATATAGTAGCTGATTTCACTCTCTCAGATGACATCGTCTACTCGGAAGTGCGACCAATATTGGAGATGCTTCTCAAGGATTTTGATGAAGGCGTGATCGATAGCGTAGAAGTGCTCTATCCAGCTTTCATCAATACACTCAAACAAGAGGCGACACTCGTGACCATAGCCCCGTTCGTCAGCATTCACGAGATGCTAGAACGCTTGAAAAAGAGTGGGGGTGCACGTGCACTTGAAGATCTTCCTGAAGATAAGCGAGAAATGAAGTTTGAGCCGACAGTGGACGCAATCTTCTCCGAGCTTCCCCGCCTATTTGTAAGGCAGCAGATTTATCAAATCCTCCTCGAATGTAAGGCTTCGGAACACAGCGCGCGCATGGTTGCGATGAAATCTGCGACCGACAATGCTTCTAAGCTTACAGATACCCTGACTCTTCAATATAACAAAGCCCGCCAGGCTGCGATCACCCAGGAAATTCTCGAGATCGCCGCCGCCTCTTCGCAATAA
- a CDS encoding F0F1 ATP synthase subunit alpha, producing the protein MSSIVEQIEKEIASLTTAADKKNVGSITSLADGVAKVDGLSSAMYMEMIEFPGGLTGLALNLEENAVGCVIMGDTAGVREGDEVKATGKLLSVPVGMGLLGRVVDALGAPVDGKGPIASDESYPVERIAPGIIPRKSVDQPLQTGIMAIDAMVPIGRGQRELIIGDRATGKTTVAIDTIINQARANRVGLASGDPEFRPVYSIYVAVGQKQSNISRTIKALEAAGALEFTIIVAAPAADNPANQYLAPFSGASMGEWFMFNGKDALIIYDDLSKQAVAYRQMSLVLKRPSGREAYPGDVFYLHSRLLERSARVNEDNGNGSLTALPIIETQAGDVSAYIPTNVISITDGQVFLETDLFNKGIRPAISVGLSVSRVGSAAQIKAIKKVAGKIKLQLAQFRELQAFAQFGSDLDPKTKAQIDRGQRVVELFKQKQFNPLSVEIQVGLIWAMQNDFFDSIPVEKVVEASISLREFFETAETKLMDTIRTEKAISDETDANLRKAVTNWKASFEA; encoded by the coding sequence ATGAGCTCCATCGTCGAACAGATTGAAAAGGAAATCGCCAGCCTGACCACGGCGGCTGACAAGAAAAATGTAGGCTCGATCACCAGCCTCGCAGACGGCGTTGCCAAGGTAGACGGACTCTCATCAGCCATGTACATGGAGATGATCGAATTCCCTGGTGGCCTCACAGGCTTGGCACTCAACCTTGAGGAAAACGCGGTGGGTTGTGTTATCATGGGCGATACCGCAGGTGTCCGTGAAGGCGACGAAGTGAAGGCGACTGGAAAGCTACTTTCCGTTCCTGTAGGCATGGGCCTGCTGGGACGTGTCGTGGATGCTCTCGGAGCTCCTGTCGACGGGAAGGGCCCCATCGCCTCAGACGAATCTTATCCAGTCGAGCGAATTGCTCCCGGAATTATCCCGCGCAAGTCAGTAGACCAGCCTCTTCAAACGGGCATCATGGCGATCGATGCGATGGTGCCTATTGGGCGAGGCCAGCGTGAGCTGATCATCGGTGACCGAGCCACCGGCAAAACGACTGTAGCGATCGATACGATCATCAACCAGGCTCGCGCGAATAGGGTCGGACTCGCCAGTGGAGACCCGGAGTTCCGCCCCGTTTACTCTATTTACGTCGCCGTAGGTCAAAAGCAGTCCAACATTTCTCGCACCATCAAGGCTCTAGAAGCCGCCGGTGCGCTTGAATTTACGATCATTGTTGCCGCGCCAGCAGCAGACAATCCGGCCAACCAATACCTAGCTCCATTCTCTGGTGCATCCATGGGCGAGTGGTTCATGTTCAATGGCAAAGACGCGCTCATTATTTATGACGATTTGTCAAAGCAAGCGGTCGCTTATCGTCAGATGTCTCTTGTTCTCAAGCGACCATCAGGCCGCGAGGCGTATCCTGGTGATGTCTTCTATTTACATTCCCGCCTCCTTGAGCGCTCTGCTCGTGTCAACGAGGATAACGGAAATGGTTCCTTGACCGCGCTGCCCATTATCGAAACTCAGGCTGGCGATGTTTCAGCTTATATTCCGACGAATGTGATCTCCATTACCGACGGGCAGGTATTCCTTGAGACAGATCTGTTTAACAAGGGTATCCGACCCGCGATCAGTGTAGGGCTTTCAGTTTCCCGTGTGGGGTCTGCCGCCCAAATTAAGGCGATTAAAAAGGTAGCAGGAAAGATCAAGCTCCAGTTGGCGCAATTCCGCGAACTTCAGGCCTTCGCGCAATTCGGATCAGACCTCGACCCCAAGACGAAGGCTCAGATCGATCGCGGTCAGCGTGTTGTGGAGCTCTTTAAGCAGAAGCAATTCAACCCACTTTCGGTTGAAATCCAGGTCGGATTGATTTGGGCGATGCAAAACGATTTCTTCGACAGCATTCCCGTGGAAAAAGTCGTTGAAGCCTCGATCAGTCTGCGCGAATTCTTTGAGACGGCGGAAACCAAGCTCATGGACACCATTCGCACCGAAAAAGCGATTTCCGATGAGACTGACGCAAACCTTCGCAAGGCTGTTACAAACTGGAAGGCTTCGTTCGAGGCTTAA
- a CDS encoding F0F1 ATP synthase subunit delta has product MASFKPDDLARKLLDLSKTDGLLDAEKVSGALEALRNMGLNNHIEVVRAYLARIKRAEREQTILIESASELSEAVVLDIKKSMEAQYNRPLLVSQTTNKSLLAGFRLRVGDDVIDASALGRLNALSNKVK; this is encoded by the coding sequence GTGGCCAGTTTTAAACCAGATGATTTAGCCCGGAAGCTTTTGGATCTTTCCAAGACGGACGGACTCCTTGACGCAGAAAAGGTCAGCGGAGCCCTTGAGGCACTGCGCAATATGGGGCTCAATAACCACATCGAAGTGGTGCGTGCCTATTTGGCCCGAATCAAACGCGCTGAACGCGAACAGACTATTCTCATCGAGAGCGCAAGCGAACTGAGCGAGGCTGTTGTGCTCGATATCAAAAAGTCCATGGAGGCACAGTACAACCGGCCACTACTTGTGTCACAGACTACCAACAAATCACTTTTAGCCGGTTTTCGCCTGCGTGTAGGCGACGACGTCATAGACGCTTCAGCACTTGGCCGCCTCAATGCGCTATCAAACAAAGTAAAATAG
- the atpF gene encoding F0F1 ATP synthase subunit B, producing the protein MIETLTFVAAAGAEGDNLLGTFGIDGAIIVAQAINFLIVVGALYWFAIKPVLSTMDERQKKIADGLQYAEEMKSKLAESEREQAELLKRASEEAQGIVKEARDQAKTYYDQQVQQTSGKVEEMIRSAKQANELDREKMLSEVRQEIAQLVVATSAKVLDKELTDSDRSRYNDTATELLHGSN; encoded by the coding sequence ATGATCGAAACTCTGACTTTTGTTGCAGCTGCCGGTGCAGAAGGCGACAACCTACTCGGGACCTTTGGGATTGATGGCGCCATCATCGTGGCACAGGCCATTAATTTTCTTATCGTTGTCGGAGCGCTCTACTGGTTTGCGATAAAGCCGGTATTGTCGACTATGGACGAGCGCCAGAAGAAGATCGCGGATGGTCTTCAGTATGCCGAAGAGATGAAGTCCAAACTTGCTGAGTCCGAGCGTGAACAGGCAGAGCTTTTGAAAAGGGCATCTGAAGAGGCACAAGGCATAGTCAAAGAGGCACGCGACCAAGCGAAGACTTATTACGATCAACAGGTGCAACAGACTTCTGGCAAAGTTGAGGAAATGATCCGCTCTGCCAAGCAGGCTAACGAATTGGATCGTGAGAAAATGCTATCAGAGGTACGGCAGGAGATTGCACAGCTCGTGGTGGCGACTTCAGCTAAGGTGCTCGACAAAGAACTCACAGATTCTGACCGCAGCCGCTACAATGACACAGCGACTGAACTCCTTCACGGTTCGAATTAG
- a CDS encoding ATP synthase F0 subunit C — translation MTDIIQTIAAIDGAGFTAGLGCFAAAIGVGLIGTKAVESVGRNPGAATPILVQSIIGMALAEAVAFYSLFLYQG, via the coding sequence ATGACAGACATCATTCAAACAATCGCGGCAATAGATGGCGCTGGATTCACTGCTGGTCTTGGCTGTTTCGCAGCTGCTATCGGTGTAGGCTTGATCGGCACGAAGGCCGTTGAGTCCGTTGGACGCAATCCTGGTGCAGCGACACCGATCCTGGTTCAGAGCATTATCGGTATGGCGCTCGCGGAAGCGGTCGCTTTCTACTCTCTATTCCTTTATCAAGGATAA
- a CDS encoding F0F1 ATP synthase subunit A: MVTSWVISLIIILFVKILVGKPALIPSKGQAIIEGFVGGIRGIVEPIVGKQMVGHVFWLLIGLFIYILLHNWSGMLPGVGAYGLYDEEGHLKYWQRPGNADLNMTLALAIVVQISWFYYVMRYAGPKVLLFDWFGNKADKSTMPIAIYVMLFPIFFAVGIIEVVSWIFRTVSLSFRLFGNVFGGENLLTNMTSLASYIVPVPFYFLEVLIGLVQALVFTLLTAVYIGLICNHGDGDHH, from the coding sequence ATGGTGACGAGTTGGGTGATATCCCTGATCATCATTCTTTTCGTCAAAATTCTGGTCGGAAAGCCGGCATTGATACCTTCTAAGGGGCAGGCAATCATAGAAGGTTTTGTTGGTGGCATCCGCGGTATTGTTGAGCCTATTGTCGGAAAGCAAATGGTGGGACATGTCTTCTGGCTGCTCATCGGCCTGTTTATATATATCTTACTACACAACTGGAGTGGTATGCTCCCTGGAGTTGGCGCTTACGGTCTTTATGATGAAGAAGGCCACTTGAAATACTGGCAACGCCCTGGAAATGCAGACCTAAACATGACCTTGGCACTAGCCATTGTCGTTCAGATCTCATGGTTTTATTACGTAATGCGCTATGCTGGGCCGAAAGTCTTGCTTTTCGATTGGTTCGGCAACAAGGCGGACAAGTCCACCATGCCAATCGCGATTTACGTCATGCTTTTCCCAATATTCTTCGCTGTGGGGATCATCGAGGTCGTATCCTGGATTTTTAGAACCGTATCTTTATCCTTCCGACTCTTTGGCAATGTTTTTGGGGGTGAAAATCTCCTAACAAACATGACTAGCCTAGCCTCATACATCGTACCTGTGCCTTTCTACTTTCTCGAGGTCTTGATCGGTCTCGTTCAGGCACTCGTATTCACGCTGCTCACTGCCGTATATATCGGACTTATCTGTAACCACGGGGACGGCGACCACCATTAA
- a CDS encoding sugar transferase, translating into MARNVATLEFHNRLLTFQLFTDALVAFAGLAIGYFVRFDTPIRQIGKQVSEGPGLVNYLPLMLFGALLLVFSFAFLGLYNWRNFLRLRRTLPIIFKGTIFWFFVFVFFSLFLKFDPAISRIYAACCLLTCLGVMTLWRVGLYRVISKIDWKIRLNQRVAILGWNDEASKLADQVHKDETHPYEIAGVIMSTVQSETNTRCLFPVLGDMHDLEHILRENEIDILINTDLDLQRSELINVVHTCERSYVDLKLNPSIFQVFVSNLYLETVSGVPVIGLETPRINKIWHQMGKRIVDICGGLFGLIIFAPAIAAFAYLIKKQDSAGPVFFKQTRIGKNGMPFTIYKLGSMKVNAEAETGAVWAIKDDPRRLPIGRFMREWNIDELPQFWNVLKGDMSLVGPRPERPELIEKFEREIDHYNPRHTVKPGMTGWAQVNGLRGDTSLTERIRYDLYYIENWSLYFDFQIMVMTFFTRDNAY; encoded by the coding sequence ATGGCAAGAAACGTCGCTACACTGGAGTTCCACAATCGGCTCCTGACCTTTCAACTTTTCACCGACGCTCTTGTTGCTTTCGCGGGCTTGGCGATCGGCTATTTTGTGCGTTTCGATACGCCGATCAGGCAGATTGGTAAGCAAGTATCGGAGGGGCCTGGATTAGTAAACTATCTGCCACTGATGCTCTTTGGTGCTCTATTGCTCGTGTTTTCATTTGCGTTCCTGGGTCTCTACAACTGGAGAAATTTCCTGAGACTGCGCCGCACGCTCCCTATCATTTTTAAGGGAACCATATTTTGGTTTTTTGTTTTTGTTTTCTTCTCTCTTTTCCTGAAATTCGATCCGGCAATTTCGCGGATTTATGCGGCTTGCTGTTTATTGACGTGTCTCGGCGTCATGACCCTCTGGAGAGTCGGCTTATACCGTGTCATCTCCAAAATTGACTGGAAGATCCGCCTGAACCAACGGGTGGCCATTTTGGGCTGGAATGACGAAGCTTCCAAGCTTGCCGATCAGGTTCACAAGGATGAAACCCATCCCTATGAGATCGCGGGCGTCATCATGAGCACGGTGCAATCTGAGACGAACACCCGCTGCTTATTTCCGGTCTTAGGCGACATGCATGACCTGGAGCATATTCTCAGGGAAAATGAAATCGACATTCTCATAAACACAGATCTGGACCTCCAGCGGAGTGAATTGATCAATGTGGTGCACACCTGCGAACGGTCTTATGTGGACCTCAAGCTGAATCCTTCCATCTTCCAAGTCTTTGTCTCAAATCTATACCTTGAGACTGTGTCTGGTGTTCCAGTGATCGGATTGGAAACGCCGCGAATAAACAAAATCTGGCACCAGATGGGAAAGCGCATTGTCGACATCTGCGGCGGGTTGTTTGGTCTGATCATTTTCGCTCCAGCGATCGCTGCTTTTGCATATCTCATAAAAAAACAGGATTCTGCGGGTCCTGTCTTTTTTAAACAGACCCGCATTGGCAAAAACGGCATGCCTTTCACTATCTATAAACTCGGCTCGATGAAGGTGAATGCAGAGGCCGAAACGGGCGCGGTGTGGGCGATAAAGGATGACCCGCGCCGTTTGCCCATTGGACGTTTTATGCGGGAATGGAATATCGACGAGTTACCTCAATTTTGGAACGTCTTAAAGGGTGACATGAGTCTGGTAGGTCCCCGGCCAGAAAGACCCGAATTGATCGAGAAGTTCGAACGTGAGATAGATCACTACAATCCACGACACACGGTTAAGCCGGGGATGACGGGCTGGGCTCAGGTGAATGGATTGCGCGGAGATACCAGCCTGACTGAACGTATAAGGTATGACCTTTACTATATCGAAAATTGGTCACTCTATTTTGATTTTCAGATCATGGTCATGACATTTTTTACTCGGGATAATGCCTACTAG
- a CDS encoding UDP-N-acetylglucosamine 1-carboxyvinyltransferase, with amino-acid sequence MPNLLIQGGQPLNGTIRPHGNKNAALPTLCASLLTDELVVLDNIPHITDVEKLVSYFKDMGSKVYWDKGAKRIELSHRDFGKAGNAALPVGMRSSVLLFAPLLHRIGQVPLAVNAKGCALGVRELDPHIEIMHHFGAEMIQSASAIDLKIAKPMQGCRHWADYMSVTATENFVMAAVLAKGNSILLNAASEPHVQDVCRFLVQLGAKISGIGTSRIEIEGVDSLSSGAFQISSDFHEVVTFLALGAMTDGHVEVHDVQTEHFDLIIRSFAKLGVSVENDGETLSVFPGQTRVIQKPLTSNILPKIEAAPWPYFPVDLLPLMIALSVRAQGEVQFWNKVYENGFSWIPELTKFGAHVVTSDPHRIVVFGNRPLRPATVEAPYIIRAAVALYMVAATIEGESRVIHADPIRRAHPGFVENLQRLGAVVHWD; translated from the coding sequence ATGCCCAATCTCCTTATCCAAGGCGGACAGCCTCTCAATGGCACGATACGCCCGCACGGCAATAAGAACGCCGCTCTGCCCACACTCTGCGCCTCTTTGCTGACCGATGAGCTGGTTGTCTTAGACAATATTCCACACATCACAGATGTGGAGAAACTTGTTAGTTACTTCAAGGACATGGGCTCTAAGGTATATTGGGATAAAGGAGCGAAGCGCATTGAGCTCAGTCACCGAGATTTCGGAAAAGCTGGCAACGCTGCGTTACCGGTGGGCATGCGCTCTTCAGTTTTATTATTTGCTCCGCTGCTTCACCGCATTGGCCAGGTGCCTCTCGCAGTAAATGCAAAAGGGTGTGCACTCGGCGTGCGCGAGCTAGATCCGCATATAGAAATCATGCATCATTTCGGAGCCGAAATGATCCAGAGCGCTTCGGCGATCGATCTTAAAATCGCAAAGCCTATGCAAGGCTGTCGGCACTGGGCAGACTACATGTCAGTTACTGCTACTGAGAATTTCGTGATGGCTGCTGTATTGGCAAAAGGGAATTCCATTCTTCTCAATGCCGCCAGCGAACCCCACGTCCAGGACGTGTGCCGTTTTCTGGTTCAGCTGGGAGCAAAAATTAGCGGTATTGGCACCAGTCGTATTGAGATTGAAGGAGTAGACTCTCTGTCTAGCGGGGCCTTTCAGATCTCTTCCGATTTCCATGAGGTCGTGACATTCCTTGCTCTCGGAGCCATGACAGATGGTCACGTTGAGGTACATGACGTGCAAACCGAACATTTTGACCTCATTATTCGTAGTTTTGCCAAGCTGGGCGTGAGTGTAGAAAACGATGGCGAAACCCTTTCTGTCTTTCCGGGCCAAACTCGCGTTATCCAAAAGCCGCTTACTTCAAATATTTTACCAAAAATTGAGGCCGCTCCCTGGCCCTACTTTCCCGTCGATTTGTTGCCATTGATGATCGCCTTATCGGTTAGAGCTCAAGGGGAGGTTCAGTTTTGGAACAAGGTCTACGAAAATGGGTTTTCCTGGATTCCGGAACTGACTAAATTCGGAGCGCACGTAGTAACCTCCGATCCACACCGAATCGTCGTATTTGGAAACCGCCCGCTGCGCCCTGCCACGGTTGAGGCGCCCTATATTATCCGAGCCGCCGTGGCGCTTTATATGGTGGCCGCAACCATCGAAGGCGAGAGCCGTGTCATCCATGCCGACCCGATTCGTCGTGCCCATCCAGGCTTCGTAGAGAATCTTCAAAGGTTGGGTGCAGTTGTTCACTGGGATTGA
- the ruvB gene encoding Holliday junction branch migration DNA helicase RuvB, giving the protein MDNDLPTGTDFLQQSAQSPSHQDAALRPLSFSDFRGQPRTVERLEIMVGAASQRNEALNHILLSGPPGLGKTTLAHILGSELGVTVRVTAGPVLEKPGDLAGLLTNLEERDILFVDEIHRMPKTVEEYLYSAMEDFCIDIMIDQGPNARSVRLNVPRFTLVGATTRVGMLTAPLRSRFTLQTRLNYYQREDLIRIVNRSCKLLGVTVEPEGAEEIAQRARGTPRITNNLVNFVRDFAQQRADGVITKQIAADALELLDIDQNGLDELDKRILSTLANHYKGGPAGLATIAVAVGEETDTIEDVHEPYLIQEGYLQRTPQGRVLTPKAWQLVGLDPEAGSEQTNLF; this is encoded by the coding sequence ATGGACAACGACCTCCCCACAGGGACTGATTTTTTGCAACAATCTGCCCAATCGCCATCACATCAAGATGCTGCGCTCAGACCTCTTTCGTTTTCTGACTTTCGTGGGCAACCACGCACAGTGGAGCGACTTGAAATAATGGTCGGCGCTGCGTCTCAGAGAAACGAAGCACTCAACCACATCCTGCTCAGCGGACCTCCTGGGTTGGGCAAAACTACCCTAGCCCACATTCTCGGATCTGAACTCGGCGTCACAGTCCGTGTTACCGCAGGACCCGTTTTGGAAAAACCAGGGGATTTAGCGGGACTGCTTACAAACCTCGAAGAGCGCGATATCCTCTTTGTCGATGAAATACACCGCATGCCCAAAACAGTGGAGGAATATCTCTACTCTGCGATGGAAGACTTCTGCATCGATATCATGATCGATCAAGGGCCCAACGCGCGCAGTGTACGGCTCAATGTGCCTCGTTTTACTCTGGTTGGAGCCACCACGCGCGTCGGAATGTTGACAGCTCCTTTGCGCAGTCGTTTCACCCTGCAAACACGCCTCAATTATTACCAGCGCGAAGACCTGATACGCATTGTGAATCGGAGCTGCAAGCTGCTTGGAGTGACTGTTGAGCCTGAAGGAGCTGAGGAAATCGCCCAGCGTGCTCGTGGCACTCCCCGCATCACAAATAACCTCGTGAATTTTGTCCGCGATTTTGCCCAGCAACGAGCCGATGGGGTGATCACTAAACAAATTGCCGCAGACGCCCTGGAGTTATTGGACATTGACCAAAACGGACTCGATGAACTGGACAAGCGCATTTTGTCCACCCTAGCCAACCATTATAAAGGTGGGCCGGCTGGTTTAGCGACAATTGCTGTGGCGGTCGGTGAAGAGACCGATACCATCGAGGACGTTCATGAGCCTTACTTAATTCAAGAAGGCTACTTGCAAAGGACGCCGCAAGGTCGGGTGCTCACTCCGAAGGCTTGGCAGTTGGTCGGCCTAGACCCAGAAGCCGGCAGCGAACAAACCAATCTTTTTTAA
- a CDS encoding DUF2062 domain-containing protein, translating to MSTPSSEVDIARMRRHARIRSVKRVLRYLPRRASLQRYPVLKWFHKSARKRDYLWSFRTLYVQRALFYGCIIAFLPIMGIQIFLASLLALRIKANLAVIVALQWISNPGTVVPLYLAKFKIGSWILAPISDSKKDAASVDEFAAAATSTDQLINFYKSTSWDQIGHVLGSTFLGGLILGLFFAILSTTIFTTIVNRTTGRLYADKRSPCESRTMSEDQD from the coding sequence TTGTCTACGCCCAGTTCAGAAGTCGATATCGCCCGGATGCGTCGTCACGCACGTATTCGCAGTGTGAAGCGCGTCCTGCGTTATCTCCCCCGCCGTGCGTCGTTACAACGTTATCCTGTCCTTAAATGGTTCCACAAATCAGCCAGAAAGCGCGACTACCTCTGGTCCTTTCGCACGCTTTATGTTCAGCGGGCCCTCTTCTATGGCTGCATTATCGCATTTTTGCCGATCATGGGTATTCAAATCTTTTTGGCTTCATTACTGGCATTGCGGATTAAGGCAAATCTAGCGGTTATCGTCGCACTTCAGTGGATCTCGAATCCGGGAACGGTCGTTCCGCTTTACTTAGCTAAATTCAAAATCGGCAGCTGGATACTCGCGCCTATCTCTGATTCGAAAAAAGATGCTGCCAGTGTCGACGAATTCGCAGCGGCAGCGACGTCAACAGATCAGCTTATAAATTTCTATAAATCAACTAGTTGGGATCAGATTGGGCATGTCCTGGGTTCAACTTTTTTGGGTGGCCTCATTCTAGGCCTGTTCTTCGCGATCCTGTCCACGACTATTTTCACGACCATTGTAAATCGGACCACTGGTCGGCTTTATGCAGATAAACGGTCTCCATGTGAGAGCCGAACTATGTCGGAAGACCAGGATTAG